AGCTTTCGGGCCAATTTGCGCGCCGAATCGATTGTCGTGTGAATGCAGAGTTCTGAGCGTTTGTCGCGGCATAGGCGTCAGCGCTGCGGCGCTGATCGTTTGGGCGCCTCTGCCTAGTGTCTGACTGATCCGCGCAAGAAATGCGCGCAGGGCGGGCCGTCATTGCGAGGAACGTAGCGAAGCAATCCAGAGCCGCCGTCCCGCGGCTCTGGATTGCTTCGCTACGCTCGCAATGACGGCTGCTGTTGTCGTTCGGGTCAGACTCGTCGCCCGATCGCGAAGCCGGCGAGATAATCGGCGATGTCGCGGCCGTCGAGCGGCGCGCCGGCGAAGGCGCCGATGTCGCCCGGCGTCGGCGCGCCGCCGACGGCGGCGTCGAAGAGATCGGGGCGCCACACGTTCGTCGCCTGCCGCTCGACGCTCTCTGAATGGCGCGTCTGGCCCCAGCGCAGCATTTGCGCGTAAATCCATTCGGCCTGCCACGGCTGCGGCCGCATGGCGTCGCCGATCACGAGATAATTTGCGGCGGATCGCTCGCGCGTCGCGCCGATGCGCAGCCGGCCTTCGAGCACGCGGCGGATCATCGCGGCGTCGACGCCGACATATTCCGGTCGCGCCAATAATCGCGCCGCCTCGTCGAGTCCATCGGCGCCCTCGATATGCTGCGCGCCCTTCACCACTGCGCGGATCAGAGCCGCGGCGACATCGGCAGTCTCTTCGACTGCATTCTCGCGCAGGGCCAGAACCTTCTCCGGCGCGCGCTGAAAAATATCGCAGCCGAAATGCAGAATGGCGCCCACCCCGGCCTCGACCGCGACCGCGCTCCAGGGCGCGCCGACGCAGAAGCCGTCGAGCTGACCGCGCGCCAGATTTTCCACCATATAGGGAGGCGGCAGCACCACGAGCCGCACATCCTCGTCGGGATCGAGACCGCCTTCCGCCAGCCAATAGCGCAGCTGATAATTGTGCATGGAGAAGGGGAAGGTCATGCCAAAGGTCAGGGGCTCGTCGCCGCGGCGCTTGCGCTGCGCGACGACGGCGGCGAGAGTGCGCGCGCTGCTGGCGGGATCGGCGATCTCGCCCGCGGCGGCGATCTCGGCGTACAGCGCGGGCGAGACGGTGATCGCATTGCCATTGGTCGCCATGACGAGCGGAGCGACCAGCGGCACTCGTACATGGCCGAGGCCGAGGCTCGACGCCACCGCCATCGGCGAGAGCAGATGAGCAGCGTCGAACAAGCCGATTGCGAGCTTATCGCGCATGTTCGCCCATGAAACTTCGCGGACGAGCTCGACCTCGAGCCCTTCGGCGGTGGCGAAGCCTTTCTCGACCGCGACGAGCAGGGCCGCCGCGTCGACGAGAGGGATGAAGCCGATTCGCACGCGCGTCGCGCTCATTTGAACATCTCCGCGGCCGTGATGAGCGAGCGGGCGATGTCGACGAGCTTCTTGTTCTCGCGCATCGCGGCGCTGCGCATCATCTTATAGGCTTCGTCCTCGGTGAGCTTCTTGGCCTTCATCAATATGCCCTTGGCGCGCTCGATCGTCTTGCGCTCATCGAGATCGGATTTGGCGCGCTCCAGCTCCTCGCGCAGCCGGCTGAAGGCGCGAAAGCGCGAGACGCAGAGCTCGAGGATCGGCTTGATCCGTTCCTTCTTCAGCCCGTCCACGATATAGGCGGAAACGCCGGCCTCGACCGAGGCTTCGATCGAGGCCGTATCGCTCTGGTCGA
The sequence above is a segment of the Methylosinus trichosporium OB3b genome. Coding sequences within it:
- a CDS encoding CmpA/NrtA family ABC transporter substrate-binding protein — protein: MSATRVRIGFIPLVDAAALLVAVEKGFATAEGLEVELVREVSWANMRDKLAIGLFDAAHLLSPMAVASSLGLGHVRVPLVAPLVMATNGNAITVSPALYAEIAAAGEIADPASSARTLAAVVAQRKRRGDEPLTFGMTFPFSMHNYQLRYWLAEGGLDPDEDVRLVVLPPPYMVENLARGQLDGFCVGAPWSAVAVEAGVGAILHFGCDIFQRAPEKVLALRENAVEETADVAAALIRAVVKGAQHIEGADGLDEAARLLARPEYVGVDAAMIRRVLEGRLRIGATRERSAANYLVIGDAMRPQPWQAEWIYAQMLRWGQTRHSESVERQATNVWRPDLFDAAVGGAPTPGDIGAFAGAPLDGRDIADYLAGFAIGRRV
- a CDS encoding ANTAR domain-containing response regulator, with amino-acid sequence MRIVIVDENPVRAVILDEGLREAGFTDVERIGETHNLLKRIYALDPDVILIDLENPSRDTLEQMFQVSRVVRRPIAMFVDQSDTASIEASVEAGVSAYIVDGLKKERIKPILELCVSRFRAFSRLREELERAKSDLDERKTIERAKGILMKAKKLTEDEAYKMMRSAAMRENKKLVDIARSLITAAEMFK